From a region of the Solanum stenotomum isolate F172 chromosome 2, ASM1918654v1, whole genome shotgun sequence genome:
- the LOC125855438 gene encoding serine/threonine-protein kinase BRI1-like 2 gives MNNMNTNSAITLLIVLFFSLILASVNAVSSSIKTDAESLLLFKNMIQKDPSGVLSGWQLKNNPCSWNGVTCNSLGRVTNLDLQQSELVGEVSFSPFNSLDMLTVLNLSSNSFYVNASTSLTQLPYSLKQLELSFTGLAGYVPENFFAKCPNLEYVSLSFNNITGSLPQNFLLHTDKLQYLAMDYNNLTGSISDIKIESCNSLLRLDLSGNQIMDSIPSALSNCTTLQELVLSENFFSGSIPTSFGELISLQRLDLSKNHLSGWIPSELGNSCSSLVELKFSNNNITGSIPNSFSSCSSLQNLDLSNNNLTGPFPDSILQNLASLESLQMSSNKISGSFPASLSYCKKLRVVDFSSNMINGMIPPDLCSGASSLEELRAPDNSLYGPIPSQLSQCSQLKTIDFSLNYLNGSIPSELGKLEKLEQLIAWYNSLEGSIPAELGKCSNLKNLILNNNYLSGKIPVELFNCGNLEWIALTSNGLSGEIPKEFGHLSRLAVLQLANNSLSGQIPSELVNCSSLVWLDLSSNRLTGEIPPRLGRQQGAKALSGILSGNTLVFVRNVGNSCRGVGGLLEFYGIHPERLLQVPSLKSCDFTRLYSGPVLSAFTRYQTIEYLDLSYNELRGKIPDEFGDMIALQVLVISHNHLSGEIPSSLGGLKNLGVFDASHNRLQGQIPDSFSLLSFLVQIDLSNNELTGQIPQRGQLSTLPASQYANNPGLCGVPLSECQYNSPATNTGDGGGGKRSSTASLANSIVLGVLISIASVCILIVWAIAMRARRREAEGVKMLSSLSTNYAASSWKIDKEKEPLSINVATFQRQLRKLKFSQLIEATNGFSAASLIGSGGFGEVFKATLKDGSSVAIKKLIRLSCQGDREFMAEMETLGKIKHKNLVPLLGYCKVGEERLLVYEFMEYGSLEEMLHGKTRMPDRRILTWEERKKIARGAAKGLCFLHHNCIPHIIHRDMKSSNVLLDNEMDARVSDFGMARLISALDTHLSVSTLAGTPGYVPPEYYQSFRCTAKGDVYSFGVVLLELLTGKRPTDKEDFGDTNLVGWVKMKVREGKSMEVIDQELLSVTKGNDEAEVLEVKEMVRYLEITMQCVEDFASKRPNMLQVVAMLRELMPGSSSSNSG, from the coding sequence ATGAACAACATGAACACCAACTCTGCTATAACATTGCTCATTGTCTTGTTTTTTTCCTTGATTCTTGCATCCGTAAACGCGGTATCTTCCTCAATCAAAACTGATGCTGAATCACTCTTGCTATTCAAGAACATGATACAAAAAGACCCTTCTGGTGTTTTATCAGGATGGCAACTTAAAAACAATCCATGTTCATGGAATGGTGTAACTTGCAATAGTCTTGGAAGAGTAACAAATCTTGATCTTCAACAATCTGAACTTGTTGGAGAggtttctttttctcctttcaaTTCTCTAGATATGTTAACTGTCCTTAATCTATCATCGAATTCGTTTTATGTAAATGCATCAACCTCTTTAACTCAGTTACCTTATAGTTTGAAACAACTTGAACTTTCATTCACTGGCTTAGCAGGCTATGTACCTGAGAATTTCTTTGCAAAATGTCCAAATCTTGAATATGTTAGTCTTTCTTTCAATAACATAACAGGTTCTTTGCCTCAGAATTTCTTGTTGCATACTGATAAGTTACAGTATCTTGCAATGGACTATAATAATCTTACAGGATCAATTTCTGATATCAAGATTGAGAGTTGTAATTCATTGTTACGACTCGATTTGTCAGGGAATCAGATAATGGATTCAATTCCTTCTGCTTTATCTAATTGTACAACTCTTCAAGAATTGGTTTTGTCTGAGAATTTCTTCTCTGGTTCAATTCCAACTTCTTTTGGTGAGCTTATAAGTTTGCAAAGATTGGATCTTTCTAAGAATCATTTATCCGGTTGGATCCCATCTGAATTAGGAAACTCATGTAGTTCACTTGTGGAACTCAAGTTTTCTAATAACAATATCACTGGTTCAATCCCGAATTCATTCTCATCATGTTCTTCTCTTCAAAATCTTGATTTGTCGAATAATAATCTAACCGGTCCATTCCCTGATTCCATCCTACAGAATTTAGCTTCTTTAGAGTCTTTGCAAATGAGTAGTAACAAGATTTCTGGTTCATTTCCTGCTTCTCTTTCATATTGCAAGAAACTCCGCGTTGTAGACTTTAGCTCCAACATGATCAATGGGATGATTCCACCAGATTTATGCTCTGGAGCTTCATCATTGGAAGAACTGAGAGCACCTGATAACTCACTTTATGGTCCAATTCCATCTCAATTGTCTCAATGTTCACAGCTCAAGACTATTGATTTTAGCTTGAACTATTTGAACGGTTCGATTCCATCAGAGCTAGGAAAACTTGAGAAACTTGAGCAGCTTATTGCTTGGTACAATAGTTTGGAAGGGAGCATACCAGCAGAGTTGGGAAAATGCAGCAACTTGAAGAATCTTATACTTAATAACAACTACTTGAGTGGGAAAATTCCAGTTGAATTGTTTAATTGTGGTAATCTTGAGTGGATTGCTCTCACAAGTAATGGACTAAGTGGTGAGATTCCTAAAGAATTTGGCCATCTTTCAAGGCTGGCTGTTTTGCAACTAGCAAATAATAGCTTGAGTGGTCAGATTCCAAGTGAATTAGTCAATTGTAGTAGCTTGGTTTGGTTGGATTTGAGTAGCAATAGGTTAACCGGGGAGATCCCACCGCGACTTGGTAGGCAGCAAGGGGCTAAAGCATTGAGTGGGATTCTATCAGGTAACACTTTGGTGTTTGTCCGAAATGTAGGTAATTCGTGCAGAGGCGTTGGAGGATTGCTTGAGTTCTATGGGATACATCCTGAAAGGCTTTTACAGGTTCCATCATTAAAGAGTTGTGATTTCACTAGGCTGTATTCTGGTCCAGTTCTTAGTGCTTTTACTCGGTATCAGACTATCGAGTACCTTGATCTTTCGTACAACGAGCTTCGTGGGAAAATCCCTGATGAATTTGGTGATATGATAGCTTTGCAAGTTCTTGTTATATCACATAATCATTTGTCAGGAGAGATTCCTTCATCACTTGGAGGGCTAAAGAATTTGGGAGTGTTTGATGCATCACATAACAGATTGCAGGGTCAAATTCCTGATTCGTTTTCACTTCTTTCTTTCTTGGTGCAGATTGACTTGTCTAATAATGAATTGACAGGACAAATTCCACAAAGGGGTCAGCTTAGTACACTTCCTGCAAGCCAATATGCAAACAATCCAGGACTCTGTGGGGTTCCATTGTCTGAATGCCAGTATAACTCACCTGCCACGAATACTGGAGACGGAGGAGGAGGAAAAAGAAGTTCAACTGCATCATTGGCTAATAGCATTGTTCTTGGAGTTCTCATTTCCATTGCCTCAGTATGCATTTTGATTGTTTGGGCTATTGCTATGCGTGCAAGGCGTAGAGAGGCTGAAGGAGTGAAAATGCTTAGTAGTTTGAGTACTAACTATGCAGCTTCATCATGGAAGATTGACAAAGAGAAGGAGCCATTAAGCATCAATGTAGCAACTTTCCAAAGACAACTTAGGAAGCTGAAGTTCTCACAACTTATCGAGGCCACGAATGGATTCTCAGCTGCAAGCCTCATCGGTTCTGGAGGATTCGGAGAAGTCTTCAAGGCAACATTGAAGGATGGATCAAGTGTTGCAATCAAGAAACTCATCAGGTTAAGTTGCCAAGGTGACCGAGAGTTCATGGCTGAAATGGAGACATTAGGAAAGATCAAGCACAAGAACCTTGTACCTCTCTTAGGATACTGCAAGGTTGGTGAGGAAAGACTTCTAGTTTACGAGTTCATGGAATATGGCAGCCTAGAAGAAATGCTTCACGGGAAGACAAGAATGCCTGATAGAAGGATCCTAACATGggaggaaaggaaaaaaatagcCAGAGGAGCAGCCAAAGGACTCTGCTTCCTTCACCACAATTGCATCCCACACATCATACACCGCGACATGAAGTCAAGCAACGTGCTATTAGACAACGAAATGGACGCCAGGGTGTCTGATTTTGGCATGGCAAGGCTGATAAGCGCACTGGACACACACCTCAGTGTGTCCACACTAGCAGGAACACCAGGATATGTACCACCTGAGTACTATCAAAGTTTTAGGTGCACAGCAAAGGGTGACGTGTACTCGTTTGGAGTCGTGCTTCTTGAACTCTTGACAGGGAAAAGGCCAACAGATAAGGAAGATTTTGGTGACACAAACTTGGTTGGATGGGTGAAAATGAAAGTAAGAGAAGGGAAATCAATGGAAGTAATTGATCAAGAATTGTTATCAGTGACTAAAGGGAATGATGAAGCAGAAGTTTTAGAAGTTAAAGAGATGGTAAGGTACTTAGAGATAACAATGCAATGTGTAGAGGATTTTGCATCAAAAAGGCCTAATATGTTACAAGTTGTGGCTATGTTGAGAGAACTAATGCCTGGAAGTAGTTCAAGCAACAGTGGCTAA